The following proteins are co-located in the Streptosporangium brasiliense genome:
- the ddaH gene encoding dimethylargininase, protein MTRHYLMCRPDHFAVEYAINPWMDPEAGADREVAIRQWEGLKSAYEELGHRVSLIDPVEGLPDMVFAANGALVVGGRVYGARFAHRERAAEGPAYLKWFVDNGYERVHEAAFTNEGEGDFLTLDHMVLAGTGFRTDITAHKEAQEFLGLPVVTLQLVDPRFYHLDTALFPLNGHNVAYFPGAFSAGSQEVLKNLFPDAVVADEEDATVLGLNAVSDGTRVMINAEAANLQLELKRHGFEVIPVELSELRKAGGGPKCCTLEIRG, encoded by the coding sequence ATGACGAGGCACTACCTCATGTGTCGGCCTGACCACTTCGCGGTTGAGTACGCGATCAACCCGTGGATGGATCCGGAGGCCGGCGCCGACCGCGAGGTGGCGATCCGGCAGTGGGAGGGGCTCAAGAGCGCCTACGAGGAGCTGGGGCACCGGGTCAGCCTGATCGACCCGGTGGAGGGGCTGCCCGACATGGTCTTCGCGGCCAACGGGGCGCTGGTCGTCGGCGGCCGGGTGTACGGCGCGCGGTTCGCGCACCGGGAGCGCGCCGCCGAGGGGCCCGCCTACCTGAAGTGGTTCGTCGACAACGGCTACGAGCGGGTGCACGAGGCGGCCTTCACCAACGAGGGCGAGGGCGACTTCCTCACCCTCGACCACATGGTGCTGGCCGGCACGGGGTTCCGCACCGACATCACCGCCCACAAGGAGGCTCAGGAGTTCCTGGGTCTCCCGGTGGTGACGCTGCAGCTGGTGGACCCGCGCTTCTATCACCTGGACACCGCACTGTTCCCACTAAACGGACATAACGTGGCATACTTCCCGGGGGCCTTCTCGGCGGGGAGCCAAGAAGTACTGAAGAACCTGTTCCCCGACGCCGTCGTCGCGGACGAGGAGGACGCGACCGTGCTGGGCCTCAACGCGGTCAGCGACGGCACCCGGGTGATGATCAACGCCGAGGCGGCGAACCTTCAGCTGGAGCTCAAGCGCCACGGCTTCGAGGTCATCCCGGTCGAACTGTCGGAGCTGCGCAAAGCGGGCGGCGGCCCCAAGTGCTGCACGCTCGAGATCCGGGGATGA
- a CDS encoding isoprenyl transferase: MNVRPPAPHPSGATPPPIPRDLVPRHVAIVMDGNGRWAKQRGLPRTEGHKAGEASLFDVIEGAIELGIPYLSAYAFSTENWKRSPDEVRFLMGFNRDVIRRRRDDLHAMGVRVRWAGRPGRLWKSVIQELQDAERMTERNSRLTLQFCVNYGGRAEIVDAALRLAEDIAAGRVKPGRVKEETFARYLDEPQIPDVDLFLRSSGEQRTSNFLIWQTAYAEMVFLNRLWPDFDRRDLWEACETYAKRDRRYGGAVPNAVTE, translated from the coding sequence GTGAACGTCCGTCCCCCGGCCCCGCACCCGTCCGGCGCCACCCCGCCCCCCATCCCGCGTGACCTCGTACCCCGGCACGTGGCGATCGTGATGGACGGCAACGGCCGGTGGGCCAAGCAGCGCGGCCTGCCGCGGACCGAGGGCCACAAGGCCGGTGAGGCGTCGCTGTTCGACGTGATCGAGGGCGCGATCGAGCTCGGCATCCCCTACCTGTCGGCATACGCCTTCTCCACCGAGAACTGGAAGCGCTCCCCCGACGAGGTGCGCTTCCTGATGGGCTTCAACCGCGACGTCATCCGCCGCCGCAGGGACGATCTCCACGCGATGGGCGTACGGGTCCGCTGGGCGGGCCGTCCCGGCCGGCTGTGGAAGAGCGTCATCCAGGAGCTGCAGGACGCCGAGCGGATGACCGAGCGCAACTCCCGGCTGACCCTGCAGTTCTGCGTCAACTACGGCGGCCGCGCCGAGATCGTGGACGCGGCGCTGCGCCTGGCCGAGGACATCGCCGCCGGGCGGGTCAAGCCCGGCCGGGTGAAGGAGGAGACCTTCGCCCGCTACCTGGACGAGCCGCAGATCCCGGACGTCGACCTGTTCCTGCGCTCCTCGGGCGAGCAGCGCACCTCCAACTTCCTGATCTGGCAGACGGCCTACGCCGAGATGGTCTTCCTCAACCGGCTGTGGCCCGACTTCGACCGCCGCGACCTGTGGGAGGCGTGCGAGACCTACGCCAAGCGCGACAGGCGGTACGGCGGAGCCGTACCGAACGCGGTTACAGAATAA
- the rocD gene encoding ornithine--oxo-acid transaminase, protein MTSTADFIELSERRSAHNYHPLPIVIHEAQGAWVTDVEGKRFLDCLSGYSSLNFGHGNPKIVAAAQEQLAKLTLTSRAFFHDQFAAFAAGLGDLTGKDMVLPMNTGAEAVETAIKVARKWGYEVKGVAAEQANIIVMEDNFHGRTTTIISFSTDPDAHDGFGPYTPGFKVVKYGSVEAIREAVDANTVAVLLEPIQGEAGVLVPPDGYLTQVRELCSAENILMIADEIQSGLGRTGDTFACDHEGVVPDIYVLGKALGGGVVPVSAITADEDVLGVIKPGQHGSTFGGNPLACAVANAVIEILNTGEYQTRAKELGAVLHERLRGLIGRGVVTVRGRGLWAGVDIDPSLATGREISKALMRRGVLAKDTHGSTIRLAPPIVVSEEDLIWAVDQLADALGEFAG, encoded by the coding sequence ATGACCAGCACAGCAGACTTCATCGAGCTCAGCGAGCGCCGCAGCGCGCACAACTACCACCCGCTCCCCATCGTGATCCACGAGGCGCAGGGTGCCTGGGTCACCGACGTGGAGGGCAAGCGGTTCCTGGACTGCCTGTCCGGCTACTCCTCGCTGAACTTCGGCCACGGTAACCCGAAGATCGTCGCAGCGGCGCAGGAACAGCTCGCCAAGCTCACGCTGACCAGCCGCGCCTTCTTCCACGACCAGTTCGCCGCCTTCGCCGCCGGGCTGGGCGACCTCACCGGCAAGGACATGGTCCTGCCGATGAACACCGGCGCCGAGGCCGTGGAGACCGCGATCAAGGTCGCCCGCAAGTGGGGCTACGAGGTCAAGGGCGTGGCCGCGGAGCAGGCCAACATCATCGTGATGGAGGACAACTTCCACGGCCGCACCACCACGATCATCAGCTTCTCCACCGACCCCGACGCCCACGACGGCTTCGGCCCCTACACCCCGGGCTTCAAGGTCGTGAAGTACGGTTCGGTCGAGGCGATCCGCGAGGCCGTCGACGCCAACACCGTCGCGGTGCTGCTGGAGCCCATCCAGGGCGAGGCCGGCGTGCTGGTCCCGCCGGACGGCTACCTCACCCAGGTCCGCGAGCTCTGCAGCGCGGAGAACATCCTGATGATCGCCGACGAGATCCAGTCCGGCCTCGGCCGCACCGGCGACACCTTCGCCTGCGACCACGAAGGGGTCGTCCCCGACATCTACGTGCTGGGCAAGGCCCTGGGCGGCGGTGTGGTCCCGGTCTCGGCGATCACCGCCGACGAGGACGTGCTCGGCGTGATCAAGCCGGGCCAGCACGGCTCCACCTTCGGCGGCAACCCGCTCGCCTGCGCGGTGGCCAACGCGGTCATCGAGATCCTCAACACCGGCGAGTACCAGACGCGGGCCAAGGAGCTCGGAGCGGTGCTGCACGAGAGGCTGCGCGGCCTGATCGGCCGGGGCGTGGTGACCGTGCGCGGCCGCGGCCTGTGGGCGGGCGTCGACATCGACCCCTCCCTGGCGACCGGCCGCGAGATCTCCAAGGCCCTGATGCGCCGCGGCGTCCTCGCCAAGGACACCCACGGCTCGACCATCCGCCTCGCCCCGCCGATCGTCGTCTCCGAAGAGGACCTCATCTGGGCCGTCGACCAGCTCGCCGACGCCCTCGGGGAGTTCGCCGGATGA
- a CDS encoding CDP-alcohol phosphatidyltransferase family protein: MPRVVLLGSSPGPDAAPGQSTPPAALTLPALPGCPTVIGKLHGQLASIDPAPVTIARTGDAPVYQGFPGRLVETSDLAGDLRAVADAVEHATENLLILPANSLIHDELIYQITKSKRGALALIAKEPREEDENGDAIVANVPIDEAEPEIGDRTFEDLPVRVRAAKSRVISVGSAYHAVTRPNAVLLGPLHLHHKHAPTLAEAARELADMAHLLGPGDDLLQLLVLGLVRKGVSVGIRGRRDLFFRRLNTRGQADEAVAEMSTYNEDKARLNNAVKGADGFFTTYFVSTYSRFIARWAARRGLTPNQVTLISIALGVAAAACFATGARAGMVAGGILIYFAFVFDCVDGQVARYARKFGVLGAWLDATFDRFKEYVVFAGLAVGAAVSGVGDVWTLALAALGMQSIKHLLDFSFGAANRRKPPSPLPSISLAISADTDLRAALEQRKVARSGGIRGLLKMWSKAGRNRAVHWARKMIVFPIGERFAAIAIVSAFFDARVTFITLIIWGGIATAYSLTGRLMRSLA; this comes from the coding sequence ATGCCCCGCGTGGTCCTGCTGGGTTCATCGCCCGGCCCCGATGCCGCCCCCGGCCAGTCGACGCCGCCCGCCGCGCTGACTCTGCCCGCGCTCCCCGGCTGCCCCACTGTGATCGGCAAGCTGCACGGCCAGCTCGCCTCGATCGATCCCGCACCGGTGACGATCGCCCGCACCGGCGACGCTCCGGTTTACCAGGGCTTCCCGGGGCGGCTCGTCGAGACCTCCGATCTGGCCGGCGACCTGCGCGCCGTGGCCGACGCGGTCGAGCACGCCACGGAGAACCTGCTCATCCTCCCGGCCAACTCGCTGATCCACGACGAGCTGATCTACCAGATCACCAAGTCGAAGCGCGGCGCGCTCGCGCTGATCGCCAAGGAGCCCCGCGAGGAGGACGAGAACGGCGACGCCATCGTCGCCAACGTCCCCATCGACGAGGCGGAGCCGGAGATCGGCGACCGGACGTTCGAGGACCTCCCGGTCCGGGTCCGCGCCGCCAAGTCCCGGGTGATCTCGGTCGGCTCGGCCTACCACGCGGTGACCCGGCCCAACGCCGTCCTGCTCGGCCCGCTGCACCTGCACCACAAGCACGCGCCCACGCTGGCCGAGGCGGCCCGCGAGCTCGCCGACATGGCCCACCTGCTCGGCCCCGGAGACGACCTGCTCCAGCTCCTGGTCCTGGGCCTGGTGCGGAAGGGCGTCTCGGTCGGCATCCGGGGCCGCCGCGACCTGTTCTTCCGCCGGCTGAACACCCGCGGGCAGGCCGACGAGGCAGTGGCCGAGATGTCCACCTACAACGAGGACAAGGCCCGGCTGAACAACGCGGTCAAGGGCGCCGACGGCTTCTTCACCACCTACTTCGTCAGCACCTACTCGCGCTTCATCGCCCGCTGGGCGGCCCGGCGCGGGCTCACGCCCAACCAGGTCACGCTGATCTCGATCGCCCTGGGCGTGGCGGCGGCGGCCTGCTTCGCCACCGGCGCGCGGGCCGGGATGGTCGCCGGCGGCATCCTGATCTACTTCGCGTTCGTGTTCGACTGCGTGGACGGGCAGGTCGCGCGCTACGCCCGCAAGTTCGGCGTGCTCGGGGCCTGGCTGGACGCCACCTTCGACCGCTTCAAGGAATACGTGGTCTTCGCCGGCCTGGCGGTCGGCGCGGCCGTCTCCGGCGTGGGCGACGTGTGGACGCTGGCGCTGGCCGCGCTCGGCATGCAGTCCATCAAGCACCTGCTGGACTTCTCCTTCGGCGCGGCCAACCGGCGCAAGCCCCCGTCCCCGCTCCCCTCGATATCTCTGGCGATCAGCGCCGACACCGACCTCCGGGCGGCGCTGGAGCAGCGCAAGGTCGCGCGCAGCGGCGGGATCCGCGGGCTGCTGAAGATGTGGAGCAAGGCGGGCCGGAACCGGGCCGTGCACTGGGCCCGCAAGATGATCGTTTTCCCGATCGGTGAGCGCTTCGCCGCCATCGCCATCGTCAGCGCCTTCTTCGACGCCCGGGTCACCTTCATCACGCTGATCATCTGGGGCGGCATCGCCACCGCCTACTCGCTCACCGGACGTCTGATGAGGTCGCTCGCATGA
- a CDS encoding MarR family winged helix-turn-helix transcriptional regulator produces the protein MTTGLGSSLAYLLSRAERSVNRGLAAAVTAEDVTVEQWRILRALADGRGHSMGDLAEAVLMPHPTLTKAIDRLIDRSLVYRGHDPADRRRVAVFLADRGAELLARVEGGVAGHHRVIEAAYGTERTEQLMRDLEGLVRALDEPSRPVERNLSGPARS, from the coding sequence GTGACGACCGGACTGGGATCCTCGCTCGCCTACCTGCTCAGCCGGGCCGAGCGCAGCGTCAACCGCGGCCTGGCCGCCGCGGTGACCGCCGAGGACGTCACGGTCGAGCAGTGGCGCATCCTGCGCGCCCTGGCCGACGGCCGCGGGCACTCGATGGGCGACCTGGCCGAGGCCGTGCTGATGCCGCATCCGACGCTGACCAAGGCGATCGACCGGCTCATCGACCGCTCGCTCGTCTACCGGGGGCACGACCCGGCCGACCGGCGCAGGGTCGCGGTCTTCCTCGCCGACCGGGGGGCCGAGCTGCTCGCCCGGGTGGAGGGCGGGGTGGCCGGTCACCACCGGGTGATCGAGGCCGCCTACGGCACCGAGCGGACCGAGCAGCTCATGCGTGACCTGGAAGGGCTCGTCAGGGCCCTGGACGAGCCCTCCCGGCCGGTCGAGCGGAACCTGAGCGGTCCCGCCCGTTCGTGA
- a CDS encoding Lrp/AsnC family transcriptional regulator: protein MELDRLDRDIIGALVEDARSTYAEIGHRVGLSASAVKRRVDRLREAGAITGFTARVEPAALGWTTEAYVELFCAGKTSPSEIGVAVARLPEVVSACTITGEADALLHIRATDVRHVEQVIERIASEPFVVRTKSSIVLSRLIDTPLVTSRNGSTFVA, encoded by the coding sequence GTGGAATTGGACCGGCTGGATCGTGACATCATCGGGGCGCTCGTCGAGGACGCCCGCAGCACCTACGCGGAGATCGGGCACCGGGTGGGCCTGTCGGCGTCGGCGGTGAAACGGCGGGTGGACCGGCTGCGCGAGGCGGGGGCGATCACCGGGTTCACCGCGCGGGTGGAGCCGGCCGCGCTCGGCTGGACCACCGAGGCCTACGTGGAGCTGTTCTGCGCGGGCAAGACCTCGCCGTCGGAGATCGGGGTGGCCGTGGCCCGCCTCCCTGAGGTGGTCTCGGCGTGCACCATCACCGGGGAGGCCGACGCGCTGCTGCACATCAGGGCCACCGATGTGCGCCATGTGGAGCAGGTGATCGAGCGCATCGCCTCGGAGCCTTTCGTGGTGCGGACCAAGAGCTCCATCGTGCTCTCCCGGCTCATCGACACCCCCCTGGTCACCTCACGCAACGGATCGACGTTCGTGGCCTGA
- a CDS encoding DUF5941 domain-containing protein, with protein MITQPQTTPAPDPYEERLRVQTARLLAYRDDGPLVTALRDKVGPGLPPVPAALVALLAIVAMAATGLLGNGPVLLVPVVVMVLLVLPTAARDHLGKLDWLAPPLIRGTEFLTIILVGLAAEAPKWLLFVLLYVIGYHTYDTVYRTRQSIWPPAWVFQAGLGWELRLLLIGAGAALGVLTWVLAALTLYLGVLFAVESVTSWVRLDKASALAQAGDDLEASPEEAMEQATGEAEPA; from the coding sequence ATGATCACCCAGCCGCAGACCACCCCCGCTCCGGACCCCTACGAGGAGCGGCTGCGCGTGCAGACCGCACGCCTGCTCGCCTACCGCGACGACGGTCCGCTGGTGACGGCGCTGCGCGACAAGGTCGGACCTGGGCTGCCCCCGGTGCCGGCCGCGCTCGTCGCGCTGCTGGCGATCGTCGCGATGGCGGCGACCGGGCTGCTGGGCAACGGACCGGTCCTGCTGGTCCCGGTCGTGGTCATGGTGCTCCTGGTGCTGCCCACCGCGGCCCGCGACCACCTGGGCAAGCTCGACTGGCTGGCGCCGCCGCTGATCCGGGGCACCGAGTTCCTCACGATCATCCTGGTCGGCCTGGCCGCCGAGGCGCCCAAATGGCTGCTGTTCGTGCTGCTCTACGTGATCGGCTACCACACCTACGACACGGTCTACCGGACCCGGCAGAGCATCTGGCCGCCCGCCTGGGTGTTCCAGGCCGGGCTGGGCTGGGAGCTCCGGCTGCTGCTGATCGGCGCCGGCGCCGCGCTCGGCGTGCTCACCTGGGTGCTGGCCGCCCTCACGCTCTACCTCGGCGTGCTGTTCGCCGTCGAGAGCGTGACGAGCTGGGTCCGCCTGGACAAGGCGTCGGCGCTCGCCCAGGCCGGCGACGACCTGGAGGCCTCTCCCGAGGAGGCCATGGAGCAGGCCACCGGCGAGGCCGAGCCCGCCTGA
- a CDS encoding alkaline phosphatase D family protein, whose protein sequence is MPELVVGPLLRYVDETSASVWVETSEPCEVTVEVGGVRSQALTFTVHGHHYAIVDVGAEGAYEVRLAGETVWPLPDRPPSRIRFFGPGGPRRVMFGSCRTSVPHDTLHIVSHGVDVLRAYGCTMMGAPEEEWPDLLLLLGDQVYADEPSVEMLEFIRNRRDGEPAGEIADFEEYAELYRQAWTDPEIRWILSTVPSAMIFDDHDLRDDFNTSATWREQMAKVPWWPRRVVSGLGAYWIYQHLGNMSPQERASDELLSKLCAAEGDGSEMLDTFAEHAYDVPADNRWSYSRDLGGTRLIMLDSRCARQLAPGDRRMIDPVEWEWLTEELRRGGVERFVIGTSVPFLLPAGIHHIQNWNEALAQGAWGKRMARWSEALRQAVDLEHWAAFRRSFEDLSDLLARTGKPVVVLSGDVHYSYVAKAEGLPIYQLVCSPIRNPLSRTLRLANIVAQFGLATLVGGWLSRLARIPKPPFRWRIVHGPWFSNAVATLSLGADPLSVRWDTAAATEISEITTVKLTGGG, encoded by the coding sequence GTGCCGGAACTTGTGGTCGGGCCACTGCTGCGTTACGTGGACGAGACCAGCGCGTCGGTGTGGGTGGAGACCAGCGAGCCGTGCGAGGTGACGGTCGAGGTCGGCGGGGTGCGGTCACAGGCGCTGACGTTCACCGTGCACGGTCACCACTACGCGATCGTCGACGTCGGCGCCGAGGGCGCCTACGAGGTCCGCCTCGCGGGGGAGACCGTGTGGCCGCTGCCGGACCGGCCGCCCAGCCGCATCCGTTTCTTCGGCCCCGGCGGGCCCCGGCGGGTGATGTTCGGCTCCTGCCGGACCAGCGTGCCCCATGACACGCTGCACATCGTCTCGCACGGGGTCGACGTCCTGCGCGCCTACGGCTGCACCATGATGGGCGCCCCCGAGGAGGAGTGGCCCGACCTGCTGCTCCTGCTCGGCGACCAGGTCTACGCCGACGAGCCGTCCGTCGAGATGCTGGAGTTCATCAGGAACCGCAGGGACGGCGAGCCGGCGGGCGAGATCGCCGACTTCGAGGAGTACGCCGAGCTGTACCGCCAGGCGTGGACCGACCCGGAGATCCGCTGGATCCTCTCGACGGTGCCCAGTGCGATGATCTTCGACGACCACGACCTGCGCGACGACTTCAACACCTCCGCCACGTGGCGCGAGCAGATGGCCAAGGTCCCGTGGTGGCCGCGCCGGGTGGTCTCCGGGCTCGGGGCCTACTGGATCTACCAGCACCTGGGCAACATGTCGCCGCAGGAGCGCGCGTCGGACGAGCTGCTCAGCAAGTTGTGCGCGGCCGAGGGCGACGGGTCCGAGATGCTCGACACGTTCGCCGAGCACGCCTACGACGTTCCCGCCGACAACCGGTGGAGCTACTCCCGCGACCTCGGCGGCACCCGCCTGATCATGCTCGACTCCCGCTGCGCCCGGCAGCTCGCCCCGGGGGACCGGCGCATGATCGACCCGGTGGAGTGGGAGTGGCTCACCGAGGAGCTCCGCAGGGGCGGCGTCGAGCGCTTCGTGATCGGCACGTCGGTGCCTTTCCTGCTCCCGGCCGGCATCCACCACATCCAGAACTGGAACGAGGCCCTGGCCCAGGGGGCCTGGGGCAAGCGGATGGCCCGCTGGTCCGAGGCGCTCCGCCAGGCCGTCGACCTGGAGCACTGGGCGGCCTTCCGCCGGTCGTTCGAGGATCTGTCGGACCTGCTGGCCCGGACCGGCAAGCCCGTGGTCGTACTCTCCGGCGACGTGCACTACTCCTACGTCGCCAAGGCCGAGGGGCTGCCCATCTACCAGCTCGTCTGCTCCCCGATCCGCAACCCGCTGAGCCGTACGCTCCGCCTGGCCAACATCGTCGCGCAGTTCGGTCTCGCCACCCTGGTCGGCGGATGGCTGTCCCGGCTGGCCAGGATCCCCAAGCCGCCGTTCAGGTGGCGCATCGTCCACGGGCCGTGGTTCTCCAACGCGGTGGCCACGCTGTCCCTGGGGGCCGACCCCTTGTCCGTCCGCTGGGACACCGCCGCCGCCACCGAGATCTCGGAGATCACCACGGTGAAGCTGACCGGGGGCGGGTGA
- the recO gene encoding DNA repair protein RecO: MSLYRDDGIVLRTHKLGEADRIVTVLTRRTGKIRGVAKGVRRTTSRFGARLEPFTHVDLQLHTGRTLDVITQAETVRPYGEALVTDYPRYTAGSAMLETADRLALGEKEPALRQFLLLVGGLRTLGSGEHDPRLVLDAYFLRSLAVAGYAPALESCARCRTPAIRAFAIVAGGVVCGACRPAGAAVPAGETLALMVALLKGDWLTADASESRHRTECSGLVAAYLQWHLEHGIRSLRHVERELAQ; encoded by the coding sequence GTGAGTCTGTACCGTGACGACGGCATCGTGCTGCGCACCCACAAGCTGGGCGAGGCCGACCGCATCGTCACGGTCCTGACTCGGCGCACCGGGAAGATCAGGGGGGTCGCCAAGGGGGTCCGGCGGACCACCTCGCGCTTCGGCGCCCGGCTGGAGCCGTTCACCCACGTGGACCTCCAGCTCCACACCGGCCGCACGCTCGACGTGATCACCCAGGCCGAGACGGTCCGTCCGTACGGCGAGGCGCTCGTCACCGACTACCCGCGCTACACCGCGGGCAGCGCGATGCTGGAGACCGCCGACCGGCTGGCCCTGGGGGAGAAGGAGCCCGCGCTCCGCCAGTTCCTGCTGCTCGTCGGCGGTCTGCGCACGCTCGGTTCGGGGGAGCACGATCCCCGGCTGGTCCTTGACGCCTATTTCCTGCGCTCGCTGGCCGTCGCCGGTTACGCTCCTGCCCTGGAGTCGTGTGCCCGCTGCAGGACGCCCGCGATCCGGGCGTTCGCCATCGTGGCGGGGGGCGTGGTCTGCGGCGCCTGCCGTCCCGCCGGCGCCGCCGTGCCCGCCGGGGAGACCCTCGCCCTGATGGTCGCGCTGCTGAAAGGCGACTGGCTCACCGCCGACGCCTCCGAGAGCCGGCACCGCACCGAATGCAGCGGCCTGGTCGCGGCATATCTCCAGTGGCACCTGGAGCACGGCATACGCTCTCTCCGACACGTAGAAAGGGAGCTTGCCCAGTGA
- a CDS encoding Glu/Leu/Phe/Val family dehydrogenase has translation MSLMVPSTTPAAATLISPGRQALDSALFHLDQAADRLHLDDGLRTMLATPRRSLTVSVPVRREDGRMDVVQGFRVQHNTTRGPAKGGIRFHPSTDLHEVTALAMWMTWKCALVGIPYGGAKGGVSVDPASLSTRELERVTRRYVNEILPIIGPDRDIPAPDVGTDEQTMAWIMDTYSVNAGYPVPGVVTGKPTTLGGSLGRAGATSRGVQIATLKALTGSPEGRTVAVQGFGKVGAPAARLLADAGCRVVAVSDATGAVVDRSGLNVEDLQAWVRETGGVYGYRHADALSHEELLELDVDVLVPAALEGAITAENAPRVRARLIVEGANGPTTPEADRILADAGTTVVPDILANAGGVIVSYLEWVQNLQACSWSAGEVDAKLRELMESSFDAVAAMSAERGISLRQAAHAIGVGRVAEAHRMRGLYP, from the coding sequence ATGTCCCTCATGGTGCCGTCAACGACGCCGGCAGCCGCCACCCTCATCAGCCCCGGCCGGCAGGCCCTCGACTCCGCGCTGTTCCACCTCGACCAGGCGGCCGACCGGCTCCACCTGGACGACGGCCTGCGCACGATGCTGGCCACCCCCCGCCGCTCCCTCACCGTCTCGGTGCCCGTCCGCCGCGAGGACGGCCGGATGGACGTCGTGCAGGGCTTCCGGGTCCAGCACAACACCACCCGTGGCCCGGCCAAGGGCGGGATCCGCTTCCACCCCTCCACCGACCTCCACGAGGTCACCGCGCTGGCCATGTGGATGACCTGGAAGTGCGCGCTGGTCGGCATCCCGTACGGCGGCGCCAAGGGCGGCGTCTCGGTGGACCCCGCCTCGCTGTCCACACGGGAGCTCGAACGGGTCACCCGCCGCTACGTCAACGAGATCCTGCCGATCATCGGCCCGGACCGGGACATCCCGGCCCCCGACGTCGGCACCGACGAGCAGACCATGGCCTGGATCATGGACACCTACTCGGTGAACGCGGGCTATCCGGTGCCCGGTGTGGTGACCGGCAAGCCCACGACTCTCGGCGGCTCCCTGGGGCGGGCCGGAGCCACCTCCCGCGGCGTGCAGATCGCCACGCTCAAGGCCCTGACGGGCTCCCCCGAGGGCCGCACCGTCGCGGTCCAGGGCTTCGGCAAGGTCGGCGCGCCGGCCGCGCGCCTCCTCGCCGACGCCGGCTGCCGCGTGGTCGCGGTCTCCGACGCCACCGGCGCGGTGGTCGACCGCTCGGGCCTGAACGTCGAGGACCTGCAGGCCTGGGTGCGGGAGACAGGTGGCGTGTACGGCTACCGCCACGCCGACGCCCTGTCCCACGAGGAGCTGCTGGAGCTCGACGTGGACGTGCTCGTCCCGGCCGCGCTGGAGGGCGCGATCACCGCGGAGAACGCGCCCAGGGTCAGGGCCCGCCTGATCGTGGAGGGCGCCAACGGCCCCACCACCCCGGAGGCGGACCGGATCCTGGCCGACGCGGGGACCACGGTGGTCCCCGACATCCTGGCCAACGCGGGCGGTGTGATCGTCTCCTACCTGGAGTGGGTGCAGAACCTGCAGGCCTGCTCCTGGAGCGCGGGTGAGGTCGACGCCAAGCTCCGCGAGCTGATGGAGAGCTCCTTCGACGCGGTCGCGGCGATGTCCGCCGAGCGCGGGATCAGCCTGCGCCAGGCCGCCCACGCCATCGGTGTGGGCAGGGTCGCCGAGGCCCACCGGATGCGGGGTCTCTACCCCTGA
- a CDS encoding crotonase/enoyl-CoA hydratase family protein, giving the protein MTVRIERDGSVTTVVLSRPEVRNAVDGPTAAALAGAFRDFEADPGAAVAVLWGEGGTFCAGADLKAIGTDRGNRVAPGGDGPMGPTRMRLTKPVIAAVAGHAVAGGLELALWCDLRVAEADAVFGVFCRRWGVPLIDGGTVRLPRLIGTGRALDMILTGRPVPAQEALDMGLVNRVVPVGGAREAAEGLAAAIARFPQDCMRGDRLSVLEQEGLAEEEAMAGELRHGMDALPGAVAGAARFAAGAGRHGDFGAL; this is encoded by the coding sequence ATGACTGTCAGGATCGAACGCGACGGCTCCGTCACCACCGTCGTCCTGTCCCGGCCGGAGGTCCGCAACGCCGTGGACGGGCCCACGGCCGCGGCCCTGGCCGGTGCCTTCCGTGATTTCGAGGCCGATCCCGGCGCGGCGGTGGCCGTGCTGTGGGGCGAAGGCGGCACGTTCTGCGCGGGGGCCGACCTCAAGGCCATCGGCACGGACCGGGGCAACCGGGTGGCCCCCGGCGGTGACGGGCCGATGGGGCCCACTCGGATGCGGCTGACCAAGCCGGTGATCGCGGCGGTCGCCGGGCACGCCGTCGCGGGCGGGCTGGAGCTGGCGCTCTGGTGCGACCTGCGGGTGGCCGAGGCGGACGCGGTGTTCGGGGTCTTCTGCCGCCGCTGGGGCGTCCCGCTGATCGACGGCGGTACCGTCCGGCTGCCACGGCTGATCGGGACCGGCCGCGCGCTGGACATGATCCTCACCGGCCGCCCCGTCCCCGCCCAGGAGGCCCTCGACATGGGCCTGGTCAACCGGGTGGTGCCGGTCGGCGGGGCGCGTGAGGCCGCCGAGGGCCTGGCCGCCGCCATCGCGCGTTTCCCGCAGGACTGCATGCGCGGAGACCGGCTGTCGGTGCTGGAGCAGGAGGGGCTGGCCGAGGAGGAGGCCATGGCGGGCGAGCTGCGCCACGGCATGGACGCCCTGCCGGGCGCGGTGGCCGGCGCCGCCCGGTTCGCCGCGGGCGCCGGGCGCCACGGCGACTTCGGCGCGCTCTGA